A window from Peromyscus eremicus chromosome 1, PerEre_H2_v1, whole genome shotgun sequence encodes these proteins:
- the Atxn2l gene encoding ataxin-2-like protein isoform X11, producing the protein MLKPQPPQQTSQPQQPPPTQQAVARRPPGGTSPPNGGLPGPLPATTAPPGPPAAVSSCLGPAAAAGSGLRRGAESILAAPPPPQHQERPGAVAIGSVRGQSTGKGPPQSPVFEGVYNNSRMLHFLTAVVGSTCDVKVKNGTTYEGIFKTLSSKFELAVDAVHRKASEPAGGPRREDIVDTMVFKPSDVLLVHFRNVDFNYATKDKFTDSAIAMNSKVNGEHKEKVLQRWEGGDSNSDDYDLESDMSNGWDPNEMFKFNEENYGVKTTYDSSLSSYTVPLEKDNSEEFRQRELRAAQLAREIESSPQYRLRIAMENDDGRTEEEKHSAVQRQGSGRESPSLVSREGKYIPLPQRVREGPRGGVRCSGSRGGRPGLSSLPPRGPHHLDNSSPGPGSEARGINGGPSRMSPKAQRPLRGAKTLSSPNNRPSGEASVPPTPAVGRMYPPRSPKSAAPAPVSASCPEPPIGSAVVSSASIPVTSSVVDPGAGSISPASPKISLAPTDVKELPTKEPGRTLEAQELARIAGKVPGLQNEQKRFQLEELRKFGAQFKLQSSSSPETGLDPFPSRILKEEAKGKEKEVDGLLTSDPMGSPVSSKTESILDKEDKPPLAAVGGTEGPEQLPPSCPSQTGSPPVGLIKGDDKEEGPVTEQVKKSTLNPNAKEFNPTKPLLSVNKSTSTPTSPGPRTHSTPSIPVLTAGQSGLYSPQYISYIPQIHMGPAVQAPQMYPYPVSNSVPGQQGKYRGAKGSLPPQRSDQHQPASAPPMMQAAAAAAGPPLVAATPYSSYIPYNPQQFPGQPAMMQPMAHYPSQPVFAPMLQSNPRMLTSGSHPQAIVSSSTPQYPSAEQPTPQALYATVHQSYPHHATQLHGHQPQPATTPTGSQPQSQHAAPSPVQHQAGQAPHLGSGQPQQNLYHPGALTGTPPSLPPGPSAQSPQSSFPQPAAVYAIHPHQQLPHGFTNMAHVTQAHVQTGVTAAPPPHPGAPHPPQVMLLHPPQGHGGPPQGAVPPSGVPALSASTPSPYPYIGHPQAPLPPPGELKIVLAAT; encoded by the exons ATGTTGAAGCCTCAGCCGCCACAACAGACCTCCCAGCCCCAGCAGCCGCCCCCCACGCAACAGGCCGTGGCCCGTCGGCCTCCCGGCGGGACCAGCCCTCCCAACGGCGGCCTCCCGGGGCCGCTGCCCGCCACCACGGCTCCCCCGGGGCCTCCTGCGGCCGTCTCCTCCTGCCTGGGGCCTGCAGCTGCGGCCGGGAGCGGGCTTCGCCGCGGAGCCGAGAGCATCTTGGCGGCGCCACCGCCACCGCAGCATCAAGAGCGGCCAGGGGCAGTGGCTATCGGCAGCGTCAG GGGACAGAGCACCGGAAAGGGACCCCCACAGTCACCT GTATTTGAAGGTGTCTACAACAATTCCAGGATGCTGCATTTCCTGACGGCTGTAGTG GGTTCCACTTGTGATGTAAAGGTGAAGAATGGCACCACTTACGAGGGCATTTTCAAGACTCTGAGCTCCAAG TTTGAACTGGCAGTAGACGCAGTACACCGGAAAGCATCTGAGCCAGCAGGTGGGCCTCGCCGGGAAGACATTGTGGACACCATGGTGTTTAAACCAAGTGATGTTCTGCTTGTCCACTTCCGAAATGTTGACTTCAATTATGCTACTAAAG ACAAGTTCACTGACTCAGCCATTGCCATGAACTCTAAGGTGAATGGAGAGCACAAAGAGAAGGTGCTGCAGCGTTGGGAGGGCGGCGACAGCAACAGCGATGACTACGATCTGGAATCCGATATG TCCAATGGATGGGATCCCAATGAGATGTTCAAATTTAATGAGGAGAACTATGGAGTGAAGACCACCTATGACAGCAGTCTGTCTTCTTACAC ggttccCTTGGAAAAGGACAACTCAGAAGAGTTTCGGCAGCGGGAGCTGCGTGCAGCCCAGTTGGCCCGAGAGATTGAGTCGAGTCCCCAGTACCGCCTACGGATTGCCATGGAAAATGATGATGGGCGAACGGAGGAAGAGAAGCACAGTGCAGTTCAGCGGCAGGGTTCTGGGCGGGAGAGCCCCAGCTTGGTGTCCAG GGAGGGGAAGTATATCCCCCTGCCTCAACGAGTTCGGGAAGGTCCCCGGGGAGGAGTTCGATGCAGCGGTTCTCGAGGAGGACGGCCTGGCCTTAGCTCTTTGCCACCTCGTGGCCCTCACCACCTTGATAACAGCAGCCCTGGCCCTGGGTCTGAGGCACGTGGTATCAATGGAG gcccTTCCCGAATGTCCCCCAAGGCGCAGCGGCCTCTGAGAGGTGCCAAGACTTTATCTTCGCCCAACAATAGGCCTTCTGGAGAAGCTTCCGTTCCTCCAACACCTGCAG tGGGCCGGATGTACCCTCCACGGTCTCCCAAGTCTGCTGCCCCCGCCCCAGTCTCAGCTTCCTGTCCTGAGCCTCCCATTGGTTCAGCAGTAGTGTCCTCTGCCTCCATCCCTGTGACATCATCAGTTGTGGATCCTGGAGCAGGCTCTATTTCCCCAGCATCTCCCAAAATTTCCCTGGCCCCCACAGATG TAAAAGAACTCCCGACCAAGGAGCCCGGTAGGACTTTGGAGGCCCAAGAGCTGGCCCGGATAGCTGGGAAAG TCCCTGGGCTTCAGAATGAACAAAAACGATTTCAGTTGGAAGAACTGAGGAAGTTTGGGGCCCAGTTTAAG CTTCAATCTAGTAGCTCCCCTGAGACCGGCCTGGATCCATTTCCTTCCCGGATCTTAAAAGAAGAGGccaaaggaaaggagaaggaggtggATGGCCTATTGACTTCAGATCCCATGGGATCCCCAGTCTCCTCCAAGACAGAATCCATATTGGATAAGGAAGACAAACCACCCCTGGCAGCAGTTGGGGGCACTGAGGGGCCAGAGCAGCTCCCGCCATCTTGCCCCAGCCAAACTGGCAGTCCCCCAGTGGGCCTCATCAAGGGAGATGACAAGGAGGAGGGCCCTGTTACTGA ACAAGTAAAGAAGTCTACTTTGAACCCCAATGCCAAGGAGTTCAATCCAACAAAGCCTCTGCTGTCTGTG AACAAATCTACCAGTACTCCCACTTCCCCAGGGCCCCGTACTCACTCAACACCTTCCATACCGGTGCTGACAGCAGGCCAGAGCGGGCTCTACAGTCCCCAGTACATCTCATATATACCTCAGATCCACATGGGACCAGCTGTGCAG GCACCTCAGATGTATCCATATCCTGTATCCAATTCGGTGCCTGGGCAGCAGGGCAAGTACCGGGGTGCAAAAG GCTCACTCCCCCCCCAGCGCTCAGACCAACACCAGCCAGCCTCAGCCCCTCCGATGATGCaggctgccgctgctgctgctggcccacCCCTGGTGGCTGCCACACCTTATTCCTCCTACATCCCCTACAACCCACAGCAGTTCCCAGGCCAGCCTGCCATGATGCAGCCAATGGCACACTACCCTTCACAG CCGGTGTTTGCCCCTATGCTTCAAAGTAACCCACGAATGTTGACATCGGGAAGCCACCCCCAGGCCATTGTGTCATCCTCCACTCCTCAGTACCCCTCTGCAGAGCAGCCTACCCCCCAAGCCCTCTATG CCACTGTTCACCAGTCCTATCCACACCATGCCACCCAGCTCCATGGCCACCAGCCACAGCCGGCCACCACACCTACTGGGAGCCAGCCACAATCCCAGCATGCGGCCCCCAGTCCTGTTCAG CACCAGGCGGGGCAGGCCCCACACCTGGGCAGTGGACAGCCACAGCAGAATCTGTACCATCCAGGGGCCCTAACAGGCACGCCGCCTTCTCTACCACCGGGACCTTCTGCCCAGTCCCCTCAGAGCAGCTTTCCCCAGCCAGCTGCTGTGTATGCCATCCATCCCCACCAGCAGCTGCCCCACGGCTTCACCAACATGGCCCATGTTACCCAG GCCCATGTCCAAACTGGAGTCACAGCAGCCCCGCCCCCACACCCCGGGGCACCCCACCCGCCCCAGGTGATGCTGCTGCACCCCCCCCAGGGCCATGGGGGGCCCCCCCAAGGCGCGGTGCCCCCGAGTGGGGTGCCTGCACTCTCAGCTTCCACACCCTCACCCTACCCCTACATCGGACACCCCCAAG CTCCCCTTCCACCCCCCGGGGAACTGAAGATTGTCCTGGCCGCGACCTGA
- the Atxn2l gene encoding ataxin-2-like protein isoform X3: protein MLKPQPPQQTSQPQQPPPTQQAVARRPPGGTSPPNGGLPGPLPATTAPPGPPAAVSSCLGPAAAAGSGLRRGAESILAAPPPPQHQERPGAVAIGSVRGQSTGKGPPQSPVFEGVYNNSRMLHFLTAVVGSTCDVKVKNGTTYEGIFKTLSSKFELAVDAVHRKASEPAGGPRREDIVDTMVFKPSDVLLVHFRNVDFNYATKDKFTDSAIAMNSKVNGEHKEKVLQRWEGGDSNSDDYDLESDMSNGWDPNEMFKFNEENYGVKTTYDSSLSSYTVPLEKDNSEEFRQRELRAAQLAREIESSPQYRLRIAMENDDGRTEEEKHSAVQRQGSGRESPSLVSREGKYIPLPQRVREGPRGGVRCSGSRGGRPGLSSLPPRGPHHLDNSSPGPGSEARGINGGPSRMSPKAQRPLRGAKTLSSPNNRPSGEASVPPTPAALSFLPVGRMYPPRSPKSAAPAPVSASCPEPPIGSAVVSSASIPVTSSVVDPGAGSISPASPKISLAPTDVKELPTKEPGRTLEAQELARIAGKVPGLQNEQKRFQLEELRKFGAQFKLQSSSSPETGLDPFPSRILKEEAKGKEKEVDGLLTSDPMGSPVSSKTESILDKEDKPPLAAVGGTEGPEQLPPSCPSQTGSPPVGLIKGDDKEEGPVTEQVKKSTLNPNAKEFNPTKPLLSVNKSTSTPTSPGPRTHSTPSIPVLTAGQSGLYSPQYISYIPQIHMGPAVQAPQMYPYPVSNSVPGQQGKYRGAKGSLPPQRSDQHQPASAPPMMQAAAAAAGPPLVAATPYSSYIPYNPQQFPGQPAMMQPMAHYPSQPVFAPMLQSNPRMLTSGSHPQAIVSSSTPQYPSAEQPTPQALYATVHQSYPHHATQLHGHQPQPATTPTGSQPQSQHAAPSPVQHQAGQAPHLGSGQPQQNLYHPGALTGTPPSLPPGPSAQSPQSSFPQPAAVYAIHPHQQLPHGFTNMAHVTQAHVQTGVTAAPPPHPGAPHPPQVMLLHPPQGHGGPPQGAVPPSGVPALSASTPSPYPYIGHPQVCRVGRSHSRRRQGLAPGSVLCFPPSSLSCDPAAPLPTASPALSDPDCLLT from the exons ATGTTGAAGCCTCAGCCGCCACAACAGACCTCCCAGCCCCAGCAGCCGCCCCCCACGCAACAGGCCGTGGCCCGTCGGCCTCCCGGCGGGACCAGCCCTCCCAACGGCGGCCTCCCGGGGCCGCTGCCCGCCACCACGGCTCCCCCGGGGCCTCCTGCGGCCGTCTCCTCCTGCCTGGGGCCTGCAGCTGCGGCCGGGAGCGGGCTTCGCCGCGGAGCCGAGAGCATCTTGGCGGCGCCACCGCCACCGCAGCATCAAGAGCGGCCAGGGGCAGTGGCTATCGGCAGCGTCAG GGGACAGAGCACCGGAAAGGGACCCCCACAGTCACCT GTATTTGAAGGTGTCTACAACAATTCCAGGATGCTGCATTTCCTGACGGCTGTAGTG GGTTCCACTTGTGATGTAAAGGTGAAGAATGGCACCACTTACGAGGGCATTTTCAAGACTCTGAGCTCCAAG TTTGAACTGGCAGTAGACGCAGTACACCGGAAAGCATCTGAGCCAGCAGGTGGGCCTCGCCGGGAAGACATTGTGGACACCATGGTGTTTAAACCAAGTGATGTTCTGCTTGTCCACTTCCGAAATGTTGACTTCAATTATGCTACTAAAG ACAAGTTCACTGACTCAGCCATTGCCATGAACTCTAAGGTGAATGGAGAGCACAAAGAGAAGGTGCTGCAGCGTTGGGAGGGCGGCGACAGCAACAGCGATGACTACGATCTGGAATCCGATATG TCCAATGGATGGGATCCCAATGAGATGTTCAAATTTAATGAGGAGAACTATGGAGTGAAGACCACCTATGACAGCAGTCTGTCTTCTTACAC ggttccCTTGGAAAAGGACAACTCAGAAGAGTTTCGGCAGCGGGAGCTGCGTGCAGCCCAGTTGGCCCGAGAGATTGAGTCGAGTCCCCAGTACCGCCTACGGATTGCCATGGAAAATGATGATGGGCGAACGGAGGAAGAGAAGCACAGTGCAGTTCAGCGGCAGGGTTCTGGGCGGGAGAGCCCCAGCTTGGTGTCCAG GGAGGGGAAGTATATCCCCCTGCCTCAACGAGTTCGGGAAGGTCCCCGGGGAGGAGTTCGATGCAGCGGTTCTCGAGGAGGACGGCCTGGCCTTAGCTCTTTGCCACCTCGTGGCCCTCACCACCTTGATAACAGCAGCCCTGGCCCTGGGTCTGAGGCACGTGGTATCAATGGAG gcccTTCCCGAATGTCCCCCAAGGCGCAGCGGCCTCTGAGAGGTGCCAAGACTTTATCTTCGCCCAACAATAGGCCTTCTGGAGAAGCTTCCGTTCCTCCAACACCTGCAG ctctctcttttcttccagtGGGCCGGATGTACCCTCCACGGTCTCCCAAGTCTGCTGCCCCCGCCCCAGTCTCAGCTTCCTGTCCTGAGCCTCCCATTGGTTCAGCAGTAGTGTCCTCTGCCTCCATCCCTGTGACATCATCAGTTGTGGATCCTGGAGCAGGCTCTATTTCCCCAGCATCTCCCAAAATTTCCCTGGCCCCCACAGATG TAAAAGAACTCCCGACCAAGGAGCCCGGTAGGACTTTGGAGGCCCAAGAGCTGGCCCGGATAGCTGGGAAAG TCCCTGGGCTTCAGAATGAACAAAAACGATTTCAGTTGGAAGAACTGAGGAAGTTTGGGGCCCAGTTTAAG CTTCAATCTAGTAGCTCCCCTGAGACCGGCCTGGATCCATTTCCTTCCCGGATCTTAAAAGAAGAGGccaaaggaaaggagaaggaggtggATGGCCTATTGACTTCAGATCCCATGGGATCCCCAGTCTCCTCCAAGACAGAATCCATATTGGATAAGGAAGACAAACCACCCCTGGCAGCAGTTGGGGGCACTGAGGGGCCAGAGCAGCTCCCGCCATCTTGCCCCAGCCAAACTGGCAGTCCCCCAGTGGGCCTCATCAAGGGAGATGACAAGGAGGAGGGCCCTGTTACTGA ACAAGTAAAGAAGTCTACTTTGAACCCCAATGCCAAGGAGTTCAATCCAACAAAGCCTCTGCTGTCTGTG AACAAATCTACCAGTACTCCCACTTCCCCAGGGCCCCGTACTCACTCAACACCTTCCATACCGGTGCTGACAGCAGGCCAGAGCGGGCTCTACAGTCCCCAGTACATCTCATATATACCTCAGATCCACATGGGACCAGCTGTGCAG GCACCTCAGATGTATCCATATCCTGTATCCAATTCGGTGCCTGGGCAGCAGGGCAAGTACCGGGGTGCAAAAG GCTCACTCCCCCCCCAGCGCTCAGACCAACACCAGCCAGCCTCAGCCCCTCCGATGATGCaggctgccgctgctgctgctggcccacCCCTGGTGGCTGCCACACCTTATTCCTCCTACATCCCCTACAACCCACAGCAGTTCCCAGGCCAGCCTGCCATGATGCAGCCAATGGCACACTACCCTTCACAG CCGGTGTTTGCCCCTATGCTTCAAAGTAACCCACGAATGTTGACATCGGGAAGCCACCCCCAGGCCATTGTGTCATCCTCCACTCCTCAGTACCCCTCTGCAGAGCAGCCTACCCCCCAAGCCCTCTATG CCACTGTTCACCAGTCCTATCCACACCATGCCACCCAGCTCCATGGCCACCAGCCACAGCCGGCCACCACACCTACTGGGAGCCAGCCACAATCCCAGCATGCGGCCCCCAGTCCTGTTCAG CACCAGGCGGGGCAGGCCCCACACCTGGGCAGTGGACAGCCACAGCAGAATCTGTACCATCCAGGGGCCCTAACAGGCACGCCGCCTTCTCTACCACCGGGACCTTCTGCCCAGTCCCCTCAGAGCAGCTTTCCCCAGCCAGCTGCTGTGTATGCCATCCATCCCCACCAGCAGCTGCCCCACGGCTTCACCAACATGGCCCATGTTACCCAG GCCCATGTCCAAACTGGAGTCACAGCAGCCCCGCCCCCACACCCCGGGGCACCCCACCCGCCCCAGGTGATGCTGCTGCACCCCCCCCAGGGCCATGGGGGGCCCCCCCAAGGCGCGGTGCCCCCGAGTGGGGTGCCTGCACTCTCAGCTTCCACACCCTCACCCTACCCCTACATCGGACACCCCCAAG TATGTAGGGTGGGCAGAAGCCACAGTCGCCGCCGCCAGGGGCTTGctcctggctctgtcctttgcttCCCTCCGTCCTCGCTCAGTTGTGATCCAGCAGCCCCCCTCCCCActgcctccccagctctcagTGACCCCGACTGTCTCCTGACTTAG
- the Atxn2l gene encoding ataxin-2-like protein isoform X15, translating into MLKPQPPQQTSQPQQPPPTQQAVARRPPGGTSPPNGGLPGPLPATTAPPGPPAAVSSCLGPAAAAGSGLRRGAESILAAPPPPQHQERPGAVAIGSVRGQSTGKGPPQSPVFEGVYNNSRMLHFLTAVVGSTCDVKVKNGTTYEGIFKTLSSKFELAVDAVHRKASEPAGGPRREDIVDTMVFKPSDVLLVHFRNVDFNYATKDKFTDSAIAMNSKVNGEHKEKVLQRFPWKRTTQKSFGSGSCVQPSWPERLSRVPSTAYGLPWKMMMGERRKRSTVQFSGRVLGGRAPAWCPGRGSISPCLNEFGKVPGEEFDAAVLEEDGLALALCHLVALTTLITAALALGLRHVVSMEAQRPLRGAKTLSSPNNRPSGEASVPPTPAVGRMYPPRSPKSAAPAPVSASCPEPPIGSAVVSSASIPVTSSVVDPGAGSISPASPKISLAPTDVKELPTKEPGRTLEAQELARIAGKVPGLQNEQKRFQLEELRKFGAQFKLQSSSSPETGLDPFPSRILKEEAKGKEKEVDGLLTSDPMGSPVSSKTESILDKEDKPPLAAVGGTEGPEQLPPSCPSQTGSPPVGLIKGDDKEEGPVTEQVKKSTLNPNAKEFNPTKPLLSVNKSTSTPTSPGPRTHSTPSIPVLTAGQSGLYSPQYISYIPQIHMGPAVQAPQMYPYPVSNSVPGQQGKYRGAKGSLPPQRSDQHQPASAPPMMQAAAAAAGPPLVAATPYSSYIPYNPQQFPGQPAMMQPMAHYPSQPVFAPMLQSNPRMLTSGSHPQAIVSSSTPQYPSAEQPTPQALYATVHQSYPHHATQLHGHQPQPATTPTGSQPQSQHAAPSPVQHQAGQAPHLGSGQPQQNLYHPGALTGTPPSLPPGPSAQSPQSSFPQPAAVYAIHPHQQLPHGFTNMAHVTQAHVQTGVTAAPPPHPGAPHPPQVMLLHPPQGHGGPPQGAVPPSGVPALSASTPSPYPYIGHPQGEQPGQAPGFPGGADDRIREFSLAGGIWHGRAEGLQVGQDARVLGGD; encoded by the exons ATGTTGAAGCCTCAGCCGCCACAACAGACCTCCCAGCCCCAGCAGCCGCCCCCCACGCAACAGGCCGTGGCCCGTCGGCCTCCCGGCGGGACCAGCCCTCCCAACGGCGGCCTCCCGGGGCCGCTGCCCGCCACCACGGCTCCCCCGGGGCCTCCTGCGGCCGTCTCCTCCTGCCTGGGGCCTGCAGCTGCGGCCGGGAGCGGGCTTCGCCGCGGAGCCGAGAGCATCTTGGCGGCGCCACCGCCACCGCAGCATCAAGAGCGGCCAGGGGCAGTGGCTATCGGCAGCGTCAG GGGACAGAGCACCGGAAAGGGACCCCCACAGTCACCT GTATTTGAAGGTGTCTACAACAATTCCAGGATGCTGCATTTCCTGACGGCTGTAGTG GGTTCCACTTGTGATGTAAAGGTGAAGAATGGCACCACTTACGAGGGCATTTTCAAGACTCTGAGCTCCAAG TTTGAACTGGCAGTAGACGCAGTACACCGGAAAGCATCTGAGCCAGCAGGTGGGCCTCGCCGGGAAGACATTGTGGACACCATGGTGTTTAAACCAAGTGATGTTCTGCTTGTCCACTTCCGAAATGTTGACTTCAATTATGCTACTAAAG ACAAGTTCACTGACTCAGCCATTGCCATGAACTCTAAGGTGAATGGAGAGCACAAAGAGAAGGTGCTGCAGC ggttccCTTGGAAAAGGACAACTCAGAAGAGTTTCGGCAGCGGGAGCTGCGTGCAGCCCAGTTGGCCCGAGAGATTGAGTCGAGTCCCCAGTACCGCCTACGGATTGCCATGGAAAATGATGATGGGCGAACGGAGGAAGAGAAGCACAGTGCAGTTCAGCGGCAGGGTTCTGGGCGGGAGAGCCCCAGCTTGGTGTCCAG GGAGGGGAAGTATATCCCCCTGCCTCAACGAGTTCGGGAAGGTCCCCGGGGAGGAGTTCGATGCAGCGGTTCTCGAGGAGGACGGCCTGGCCTTAGCTCTTTGCCACCTCGTGGCCCTCACCACCTTGATAACAGCAGCCCTGGCCCTGGGTCTGAGGCACGTGGTATCAATGGAG GCGCAGCGGCCTCTGAGAGGTGCCAAGACTTTATCTTCGCCCAACAATAGGCCTTCTGGAGAAGCTTCCGTTCCTCCAACACCTGCAG tGGGCCGGATGTACCCTCCACGGTCTCCCAAGTCTGCTGCCCCCGCCCCAGTCTCAGCTTCCTGTCCTGAGCCTCCCATTGGTTCAGCAGTAGTGTCCTCTGCCTCCATCCCTGTGACATCATCAGTTGTGGATCCTGGAGCAGGCTCTATTTCCCCAGCATCTCCCAAAATTTCCCTGGCCCCCACAGATG TAAAAGAACTCCCGACCAAGGAGCCCGGTAGGACTTTGGAGGCCCAAGAGCTGGCCCGGATAGCTGGGAAAG TCCCTGGGCTTCAGAATGAACAAAAACGATTTCAGTTGGAAGAACTGAGGAAGTTTGGGGCCCAGTTTAAG CTTCAATCTAGTAGCTCCCCTGAGACCGGCCTGGATCCATTTCCTTCCCGGATCTTAAAAGAAGAGGccaaaggaaaggagaaggaggtggATGGCCTATTGACTTCAGATCCCATGGGATCCCCAGTCTCCTCCAAGACAGAATCCATATTGGATAAGGAAGACAAACCACCCCTGGCAGCAGTTGGGGGCACTGAGGGGCCAGAGCAGCTCCCGCCATCTTGCCCCAGCCAAACTGGCAGTCCCCCAGTGGGCCTCATCAAGGGAGATGACAAGGAGGAGGGCCCTGTTACTGA ACAAGTAAAGAAGTCTACTTTGAACCCCAATGCCAAGGAGTTCAATCCAACAAAGCCTCTGCTGTCTGTG AACAAATCTACCAGTACTCCCACTTCCCCAGGGCCCCGTACTCACTCAACACCTTCCATACCGGTGCTGACAGCAGGCCAGAGCGGGCTCTACAGTCCCCAGTACATCTCATATATACCTCAGATCCACATGGGACCAGCTGTGCAG GCACCTCAGATGTATCCATATCCTGTATCCAATTCGGTGCCTGGGCAGCAGGGCAAGTACCGGGGTGCAAAAG GCTCACTCCCCCCCCAGCGCTCAGACCAACACCAGCCAGCCTCAGCCCCTCCGATGATGCaggctgccgctgctgctgctggcccacCCCTGGTGGCTGCCACACCTTATTCCTCCTACATCCCCTACAACCCACAGCAGTTCCCAGGCCAGCCTGCCATGATGCAGCCAATGGCACACTACCCTTCACAG CCGGTGTTTGCCCCTATGCTTCAAAGTAACCCACGAATGTTGACATCGGGAAGCCACCCCCAGGCCATTGTGTCATCCTCCACTCCTCAGTACCCCTCTGCAGAGCAGCCTACCCCCCAAGCCCTCTATG CCACTGTTCACCAGTCCTATCCACACCATGCCACCCAGCTCCATGGCCACCAGCCACAGCCGGCCACCACACCTACTGGGAGCCAGCCACAATCCCAGCATGCGGCCCCCAGTCCTGTTCAG CACCAGGCGGGGCAGGCCCCACACCTGGGCAGTGGACAGCCACAGCAGAATCTGTACCATCCAGGGGCCCTAACAGGCACGCCGCCTTCTCTACCACCGGGACCTTCTGCCCAGTCCCCTCAGAGCAGCTTTCCCCAGCCAGCTGCTGTGTATGCCATCCATCCCCACCAGCAGCTGCCCCACGGCTTCACCAACATGGCCCATGTTACCCAG GCCCATGTCCAAACTGGAGTCACAGCAGCCCCGCCCCCACACCCCGGGGCACCCCACCCGCCCCAGGTGATGCTGCTGCACCCCCCCCAGGGCCATGGGGGGCCCCCCCAAGGCGCGGTGCCCCCGAGTGGGGTGCCTGCACTCTCAGCTTCCACACCCTCACCCTACCCCTACATCGGACACCCCCAAGGTGAGCAGCCTGGCCAGGCGCCTGGATTTCCAGGAGGAGCCGATGACAGGATTCGTGAGTTCTCGTTAGCTGGGGGAATTTGGCATGGAAGAGCTGAGGGGCTGCAGGTGGGGCAGGATGCACGGGTTCTGGGTGGGGATTGA